The genomic stretch aaacatacatataaaaattatatttaaggaATTTGTTCACTTTTGTTTATAcaggcatttttattttctaggtTTTGTGAAacgatatattataaacttggagatctatacatataataaatctgtagaagggtcaattctgtacattgaaaatattgaaaaaataaatacgagggggtgttactgaatcgataccaaacctaaatatgtgatttaaaaaaattttgtctgtctgtctgtttgtctgtctgtctgtttgtctgtctgtctgtctgtctgtatgtgaattcgatttcgatgaaacttggtataattataccttattatcctgggcataaaataggatactttttatcctggaaaaatacgtagaaaaaaaataatcttaatttttcagttttatccatagacgttgttctgtagaaccgcgaacacacgttgcgtattattataggcctagccgtattagggtccaataaatatttataagatgtcattgtcagagttactcaatggagaaataaacaatccacgcgaagaccgacatccgcgcggacggagtcgcgggcggaagctagttatgaaataaacttaaaaattctcgtatttttacatttaaagaGAAATTGTAAATCACcataattatagataaataagaATATCTCCAAAATATATGTCGATCTACTAAAGGtgatgaaaagtgaatattatttattatgatgcttaaggcgactacaccaccgaaactagcgcccccccaacattttatttttttactcctaaaccagatcaaatttaaaaaatctagctcggtactttgctagtatattacttgtagtatttttggtattacttttcattattttgcattcggtaaattaggagaacttttgattaccgccaaaagtggccacttttggcggtaatcaaaagttctctagaataatgaacagttagaatagtgaaaagtaataccaaaaatactacaagtaatatactagcaaagtaccgagctagattttttaaatttgatctggttaaggagtaaaaaaaaaaaatgttcggtggcgctagtttcggtggtgtaggcctcttaaTCTAGTTTTAAGTCATACATACGACCGTGCTTAACATTTCAactatcaatatattatattataacaaaaagaGACTATACTCTTTTTGGTACCTATGTACCTACGTGTACCTACGTCAACATCTTATTATTAAAGTCGTAGTATTAGCGAAGTCTTGAGAAAACAATTTGTCGCAGACACTCAATAAACTTCTGCAAACAATAACAAATGGACaactaacaaaaacaataactaAATATGCATAATTGAAACTATACAAAACAagaaaatctttataacttcTTGGTTGTAAccaaatttttcataattattaaagataaCAATGTTTGACCGAATTGGAtcttattataaactttaagtaataaaatatacgtatAGAACGACATGAAAATGTCACAAAGTTAACTCGAGTAAacacttatttatataaaaaagcaacataaaaaaaaagaaaaattcaaGCCGTAATAGTAGTAATAACATATAATTATCATATAGAATTTCGTGAGTTACCTACTGTGGTTACCTATATTGTAAAATCTTACTACCCGTATATCCCGTACCCGTGATGAAAGATTCCGTGATAACACAAAAATGTTAGCTATATAACGCCTACCTTACAATATTAACCTTTTATTAAACTAACAACTTTTTTAACTCGTGTCAACTCTTAATTGTACCATTTTTTACTACAATATTGTATACTACTTGATAACAATACTCTATAATAGTCACtaggaaacaaaataaattattttgcgaTTACTTTTCAAAAGAGATTTAAGACTTGAAAAAGTTATCAACtaacttataaaattactaacgtcaacatttttaattagacTCCATCCAGAAAATATTGTCCACTATCTATTACCTAATTCTTAGTTTAATATCATCAATACTGTTTCCGTTTTATTGTTACTTTCAGTCTTCATAGTATAAAGATTGTTCCCTTCTTACTTTATCAACTTGGAATAAGCGTAAACATATTCTAGATAAGCAGCAGTTGGGAAATGCCACATGTCTAAAGCCTCTTCATATGTAGGTATCGGTAAGATGGGTGGTGAATATCCTGTATTCAAAAAATTTGTCGCCTTTCTTACATCTATTACATCTACTGATACTGCTTCCTTTTGACCAACTTTTACTTCTTTCTTTACGTCATCtgctttaacatttttaacattaattttgtcATTACTGTTTTGTCTTCTctcaatatattttcttgattttcttcttcttttcttaattttttcagcTTTTCCAATTTTTGTAGTTACTTCTTTACCTTCTACTGTCTTATTCGGTTTGCTTGTActgctttttatattattgtttgtatttgCTTCTTCGTTAGCTATTCCATTAACAAcggtaatattatttgtttttaatactcTACAAATCTCGGAATTTGAGTTTACATTGCATATTGATGATTCGAAGTGGGATAAATTCGGAAAATAGTAGACCTGTTGGCATTGCTGGCTTGGAAAGAAGTGTTgtcgtattttatttaacgtgGGATACAAAGGATATGGGTGTTGTTGGTATTGTGTAGGGGAATGAACGTGGTTACACCTTgtattattgaaatttgaatctAAAGAAATTGTCCGCAGTGATCTGCGTGTTAGGTTTACTTTAGGTTtggaaacataataaaatggtttTTGGTTCACGACTTCTATTTTTTGGGTAGACATGATTGCTGTAGAAGATGGTAGCGACATCAGATTACctgtaaagataaataaatacaagtttGGCAAACCAAATCacataaataaagtaatttatcaTAGAAtagttaatacataataaaaagaaatatgaaccaaaaatttttttcgctttttattttttcgtgAAGACTCACCCTCGTTTTGTaacttttatcataaaaataactctTTATATTGGCAAAAACTGCTGATGAAAATCAATAACCTATACAACATTTCTCGCGTCAACATCATCTGAATTTTGATGGTATtttgacatttaaaatattttccgagTCCGTATTACACAGACAATAATTGTAAACATTATTACCACATTTAAGACCAAATTATTACGTAAAGAAAGAAATACTATATACTTTCAATTATTACCCACCTTCTTTTCgtgtttttaacatttatattaaactcaAACCAATCAAACCTGTGACTCAAACTCATTTTTTCCATTATTCTACTAGACTTCgtgatataaaataacatacaaatCGTTCACAAAACATTAAgtactgaaaataattattttattacaatttacgtTCGCGAAgttttataggtacctaaattgTAAGTATCATAGTTTCTTGATAAAGTGTACCCTAATGAAggtaataaaagcgtgttaaaataaaaatataccgaCCGAATTGATAATCAGCACCTTTTTTGAAGACGGTAAAAAAGCATAGATAGTGGTAAAATGAATAGAACTATTCAAGACAAGACAATGCATTCGCAAACTGTTCCATACGTTTTTACCAaggttaaaaacaaaaaaaaccttGTATCACTTGAAATCTATCTACTGGTGCAAGAATTCGACATCATCAAACTAGCTTTAGCTTTTAAGGTACCCATTTTAAATCTCTCAAACATTACtaccattttaattattatccaaTGAATCCTTTAGAAACGTCACAGGCCGCACAATAcagttgtattaaaataaagcgGCCATTCACGGTACGTCATCAGCAAGGGCCCTTTGCTGTCAAGTCTTTTTATCCACGTCAGTTTATATCTTATCATAATTACGATCTGTGGGTATGAAAGCATCGTATCTGGGGTGGGCTATGTACCGCTGTGGAAACGCGACAGCGGGGAGAATAAGGATATActtactatactaatattataaagctgaagtgtttgtatgaacgcgctaatctcagtaatggtccgatttgaaaaattctttcggtgttagatagcccatttttcGATAAATGCTACAgactattatatcatcacgctaagaccaataggatcggagcaatgcgggtaaaaccgcgtggcacagctagttatgaaTGAGAGAAACAACGGTTGGCCGAGAGGTCAAAATTGTCGCCCCGGAATGGCATAAGAAACGGGTTCGAAGGTCTTCTAATTCTttagaaatttatatttataatgctaTAAAAAACAAGGATTACTTTTAACGAGTTTTAAACGTGTTTTAAAAGTCGTATTGCGCTCGCGAAAAACCGGGATTAATAAACTCGGATAGTATTTGCAAGGTATTtgcaaatttattataaatttctttttatctatttttagatttattaattaaccttttatttatttatttatttattaatactttattgctcttagaattattacaataatacttTGAAAAAGGAAACGAGGAAAGGTGACCTTTAGAACTTTTAGgccttttataaaattacgaacttttttttaatttttactttaagtaGATACAATCATGTTGTACTCGAGCGGAATATCGGAGTAAGCGCATAATACTCAGTTGGAttaatgcaattttttaaattttgtatatattttgttatagctatataatattttattgtttgagaAAAAACGCCTCCGCGATTCTACGATTAATATACGCGTAGGTTAAAGTCATATTCCTTTGGGTTTCCTGACATACTTTTTTCTAACCCAAAGCACAGAAT from Colias croceus chromosome 16, ilColCroc2.1 encodes the following:
- the LOC123698625 gene encoding uncharacterized protein LOC123698625, with protein sequence MSLPSSTAIMSTQKIEVVNQKPFYYVSKPKVNLTRRSLRTISLDSNFNNTRCNHVHSPTQYQQHPYPLYPTLNKIRQHFFPSQQCQQVYYFPNLSHFESSICNVNSNSEICRVLKTNNITVVNGIANEEANTNNNIKSSTSKPNKTVEGKEVTTKIGKAEKIKKRRRKSRKYIERRQNSNDKINVKNVKADDVKKEVKVGQKEAVSVDVIDVRKATNFLNTGYSPPILPIPTYEEALDMWHFPTAAYLEYVYAYSKLIK